One genomic window of Heptranchias perlo isolate sHepPer1 chromosome 12, sHepPer1.hap1, whole genome shotgun sequence includes the following:
- the fancf gene encoding Fanconi anemia group F protein gives MEAVVGNLARFAEVLAVARSPWAGDWDEAAVSRAFQWARYFEQLNRRLEGEAGAQAVLQRQLRLLEQRFCRGPGHPLPQYRSLRFEELGRGEEMLREALLCNPAASAAAFHRAAKSYRAANSSGGGGLGPAIPPSLGRAVRVKAAARLLLQAWSRDTGCRVNPPEHPAVSETKAEMLRQRLEELPEQAACEEVLQQTVSGDGGGGDVGSFLPVAALLTDGAGGEGVRTAALRWLLGDGRVLGAFCRALPCSLLTRVASQQQQQQPPSLSSTSFGREYLHFLTDWAGGMRYDASSGKWTHDEGSPEQDWERLLEHLGALLRGPPPVKEAAERTLNSLKTMDGDFDVWGISIWTDLLLALKT, from the coding sequence ATGGAGGCGGTCGTGGGGAACCTGGCGCGGTTCGCCGAGGTGCTGGCGGTGGCGCGGAGCCCGTGGGCCGGAGACTGGGACGAGGCGGCGGTGAGCCGGGCTTTCCAGTGGGCCCGTTACTTCGAGCAGCTCAACCGGCGGCTGGAGGGGGAGGCGGGCGCGCAGGCCGTCCTCCAGCGGCAGCTCCGGCTCCTGGAGCAGCGCTTCTGCCGAGGGCCCGGCCACCCCCTGCCGCAGTACCGCTCCCTCCGGTTCGAGGAGCTGGGTCGCGGGGAGGAGATGCTGAGGGAGGCGCTGCTGTGTAATCCGGCCGCTTCCGCCGCTGCCTTTCACCGGGCCGCTAAGTCGTATCGGGCCGCCAACAGCAGCGGCGGCGGCGGCCTCGGGCCGGCCATCCCCCCGTCGCTGGGTCGTGCGGTCAGGGTGAAAGCCGCGGCACGGCTTCTGCTTCAGGCCTGGAGCCGGGACACCGGGTGTCGCGTTAATCCGCCGGAACACCCCGCGGTGTCGGAAACCAAAGCGGAGATGCTGCGCCAGCGTCTGGAGGAGTTACCGGAGCAGGCGGCCTGCGAGGAGGTTTTGCAGCAGACTGTGTCCGGGGACGGAGGCGGCGGCGATGTTGGCTCTTTCCTGCCGGTTGCCGCTCTCCTGACGGACggggccgggggggagggggtgcgaaCGGCCGCCCTGCGGTGGTTGCTAGGAGACGGCCGCGTGCTCGGCGCCTTCTGCCGCGCGCTCCCCTGCTCCCTGCTGACTCGAGTCGCttcgcagcagcagcagcagcagccgccGTCGTTGTCGTCGACGTCGTTCGGGCGGGAGTATCTGCACTTCCTAACGGACTGGGCCGGCGGCATGCGGTACGACGCGAGCAGCGGCAAGTGGACGCATGACGAAGGGTcgcccgagcaggactgggaaagACTCTTGGAACATCTCGGCGCACTCTTGCGGGGACCGCCACCGGTGAAGGAGGCGGCGGAAAGGACACTGAACTCTTTGAAAACTATGGATGGAGATTTCGACGTGTGGGGTATCAGCATTTGGACAGATCTGTTACTTGCGTTAAAAACTTAG